In Paraburkholderia sp. PREW-6R, the sequence GAAGGGCGCAGCAATTGAAGGAACTCACTGATTGAAGAAGCCAGTTTCGTGAGAGCCGCGAGTCCGGGTATCTCATGATCAAGGAAATAAACACTGCCTATTTCCATCCCCGATGCCGAGATGCAGACATAGTTCCCACCTTCGGCATACGCAATCGGCAAGAATGCGCTGACTCCATGCAGCTCGACTAGGTGAGCTTCGTATGGCACGCGATCAAGAAGAATGAATTGATTCACCCCTGAGTTATTCCCGCCCGGAATATCAAACATATTGCTCTCCGGAACTGCGCCATTGATCTCTTTAAGAGAGTGTAGGTAGTCCATGGGCAGCTTCAGGTTAAGTGCCGCCTCCACGTTCGCGACGAGTTCGTCAGAAGGCGCAGCGCTCGCAGAATTCAGCTTGATTTGCATATCAATTTCCTCCTTTGATTACAGCAGCACCACCAGTATGCCTTACCGCATTGTGTAGGTCCTGCGGTATCAACTGCATCGTATTGCCGTCTTCCACGTGGTGCCAAACGTAGCCCTGCGGGGTTGATGGCAAACCGACAGCTTGGTTAGCCATCGCCGCGTCTGTGCCGTAGTTGCCGGTTAAGCCGTCAACCTCGACCTCCGCCTTCGCATATGGCGAGAAGTTGGGAAATCCTTGCGGCGTAAATTGAACCCCGTTTGGATATTTTGCCTGGAGCTCGGGCGAAAGGCCGTCGGAAGGATACAACTGCCCCGCGTACTTGCTGTTAATCGGCACTCGCCCATTTACCAAAACGATCCCGTCAGCAGCGGACGTATCCTGCTTCAGCAAGCTACCGGCCAGACCTAACCCTGCGGCTGCCTCGCCCGGTCCCTGGAAGTTCGACGAATCAGCACCGTATTTGCCGATGTACGTCGACATCAGCTGACCCAGATTGTCGTTCGTTACATCGGCGTACGACGGGCCATAGTTGTACTTCGCGTTATCAACAATGCTACGGGCCGTATCCTCGGCACCTGCCGGCACGGCCCATTGTTCGACGTACTGGCCTGCGGCGTCCTGGTAGAACGTCGTGCCGCGAGCTGCCGTGCCAGCCTGCGCATCGGCGAGACTGTTCCAGACGCGCATGCCGTTAGGACCGCCGTTACCGCCATACACGTTCTGCGCGGCCTTCAGCAGCTGATCCGGCGTGTACTGGGAAGCAAGCGTGTGGTTGCTCGCCAGCGCCTTGTTGATCAGCTGGACGACCTTGTCGCTGTGCTAGAGGTCGTTATTCAGCGCGTTGTTCTGCGCGGCGGTCTCCCCCGCCTGTAGATTCTGACCGCTGAGCGCCGCCGCAATCCCGCCCACCGCCGTGGAAAACGACCCTACGAAAGCCTGCTGGACGGGGAGGTCTGCGCCACTGGTTGCGGCAGCATAGACAAGCAGCGGCGAAATGACCGCGCTGGCCGCTGCACCCACCGCGCCTCCCGCGCATCCTGTTCCTACAGCGGCCGATGCCGCACAACCGAGTGCCGCGTGCTCAAGGATGTTTTGTGCGGTGTAGGAATCCGTGCTGTCGCCGATCCCATACGCGATGGCGGCGGCCATATCGCTCACCGTGCTGTTGCGGAAGTTTGTCAGGAAGCTGCCGCCGCCAATCGCAGTCTGTAAAACCCCTGACGCGACCCGCGTTCACCACGCCCCGCAACCCCTGACGTCATGCGGCTTTGCGACAGCAATCGGCCCGATGCGATCCTGCTTTCCGGATTTTTTGCCCCGACGCACCTTTCCAGCGCGTCAGCGACTTTATTTAAAGAGCAATGCGCCGTGGTTGGTCCTCCAGCGCGTTTGCGCCGGATTCTAGAGCACCCGGACTTGCGCTAACTATGATTTTTTATTAACTGTCGAATGGGCCGTCACCTGCCCATGGCGGGCGTTTCTCCCGATCCGGGAGAAACGAGGAAGTGGGCTTGTGTCGATATCGCCCCGCCGCTGTCCCTGACGCTCCCATCACCGGGCATAAAAAAGCCAGCCCCACGGCTGGCAGGCTGGCTTCGCATTTTCTCTATCTTCGCGCCCTCCGCACGCTATGCTGTTCGCTCCATCACTCGCGAACCGCCCCATGCTGATCCGCGAACAAGGTCACTCCGTCAAGCTGATTCGCGCCGAGCGCAACCCCGACTCGCCCCGTACACGCCAGAAGCTCATCGGTACTTTCCGCCGCGACGATGGGCCCTCACGGGCGTTGCTCGCGCAGCTCTCCGGCGACGAACAGGCTGCACTCAAACGCTGGCTTTCCGTCCGGCACGACCGTCAGGAACACGCCCAGCACCGCCACACGATTGACGCGGCCCACAGCCGCCTGGCCGAACTCGTCGTCGCCATCAACTCGGCCGCCGAACTGCTTACTCCCGCACAGGCCGATGCCATCTGGAACGAGTTGGTCGCCGTCACCCGCGCCCTCAACCGGGCGGGTTACCCCAAGCCGAAGCGCGAACGCAAACCGCCCGCCACCCCACCCGGACAGCGCGACCTGCTCACGCCCGACGCATAACCCGCATCAGTCCGGCTCTCCCTCCTCCCACGCCTCGGCATCAAGCGCGACTAGCAGGTCCAGCGCCGTCGCAGGCACCCCGTCTTCGCCGTCGGCGGGTTGCGGCGCCGTGCGCGCGAGCCGCGCCGGGTGCGTCGCCGTGTGAATCTCCTTGAGCGCACGGATGCTCACCCGCGTGTACACCTGCGTCGTCTTGATGTCCGCGTGACCCAGCATCGCCTGGATGTACCGCACGTCCGCCCCGTTCTCCAGCATCTGTGTCGCCATCGCATGCCGGAACATGTGACAGCTGCCAATCTGCCCCAGCCCTGCCGCGTGCACGTAGTCCCGCACCATCCGCGTCATCCGGTTGTCCGAGAACGGCTCCCCCGCCACCGTCAGGAACAGTGTGCCGTCGTCACCCGCCAGCGCCAGCTCCGGGCGAACCTCGTCCCGGTATTTCGCGATCCACGCCAGCGCCCGCTCCCCGATTGGCACCATCCGGTCTTTCCGGCCTTTACCCTGCCGGATCATCACCGTGCCCCGCTCGTAGTCCACCTCGCGCTGTTGCAGGCCAATCACCTCCATGCGACGCATCCCCGTGCTGTACAGCGTCTCCAGGATCGCACGGTCCCGTACCCCCGTCGCCGTCCCAAGCTTCGGCATGCCCAGCACCCGCTCCATCTCGCCAGGCGTGGGCACATATTTCGGCAGCCGCTCTTCCTTGCGCGGCAGGTCCAGGTCCGCTGCCGGGTTGTACAGCAGCCGGTTATTGCGCGTGAGCCACCGGAACCACTTCTGCACCGGCACCGTCTGTCCGGCCTGGTGCGTCGCCGACAGCGGTGCCCCATTCGCCTTGCGTTTCAGGAACAGGTGCCGCTGGTAGCGCTCAAGGATCGGCCGCGTGATCTCGCTGGGGCGCGTCAACCCCCGCTCATCGCACCACATCACGAAGTACCGCAGATACCGCTCCCACGTCACCACCGAGCGCGGCGAGTAGTTCTTTTCCGCAAGCCACTCAAGGTAATCCTTCATCTGACGGTACAGGCTCTGCGGATCATGCGCCGGGCCGATCGGCGCAAACGGCTCGCGGCGTCCCAGGTTCGGCATCGCCTACCCCCGAACACCGGCAGCTAACAGGGGCGTGAGGGCAGCGCCGTTCGCATGGAGAAGCGCATTTTGCGCAGATCCGGCACAATCGCCATCAACGCCTTACGGCACATGGCTTTGCTCGTTCCGGCCAGCCCCCGGCTGCACCCCGACCACGCCCCGGCCATGCTCCGGCTGCTCGACACCTTGCCCCGGCCACTCGCCGTCAATGGTGAGCTTTTCCGGGTCGATCAGCCCACACAGGTGGGCAGCCTCATCCCCTTCGCCGTCGTAAACCAGTTCGTATTCCGATGCACTGCGACGGCTCACGCTGTAGGCCGTCACATATTCCAGCTCCACCAGCCGCGACAGGTGCAGCTTCAGTTGCGAATCGCCCCAGCGCGTGATGTCGCGCAGGTCACGCCGCGTAAAGCGGAACTCCCCCTGCCGCACCTCCAGCGCCTCGCACCGCGCCTTCACCCAGCCGCGCAGCAACGTCAGAAGCCGCCGCGTCTGCGGCGGCAGCTCATCGAGCGTGCGGCCCAGCACGTCATGCGCAATGCGGTTCGCCAGTGCAATATCGGCACGCGTTACCTCGATGTAGTCGAGCGTCTGGCCGCGATGCTGCACGCGTTTCACCTCCCGCTGGTGCTGGTGCAGCAGCGCAATCGAGCGGATCAGCGTCAGGTATTTCACGTGGTCCCGGCGCATGCGCGTCTTGTCATCCAGAAACGTCAGCAGGTGCGCGAACGGATTGACCACGTGCACCGGTTTCAGCAACCGCTGCGCATTGCGGTGCAGCTCCGTGATGGCCTCGCGATCCGCCCCGGCCAGCAGCCCTTCGAGCGTCTGCGCGGCCCGCTGCCGTGCATGGATCGCCCGCGTCTGCTCGCGCGTCTCGTTGATCGTCAGCACCATGCACCGGTTCAGCAACTCCTCATCGACGTCGATCGCGGTCGTTGTCAGCATCAGCATCACCGGCCCCTTCACGCGGTACTGCTTCGTCACCAGGTTGCCCGTCGTCTCGTCCTTGCCCGTGCTCGCAATCGTCAGCTCACCGTCGCTCTGCAACAGCTTGAGCGCATACGCGGCCTGCCGCACGCCCTCTTCTTCGGCAATCGCCAGGATCTTGTGCTGCAGATCCGTTTCACCGAGGTAGAACAGACTCTGCCCGGTCATCGCACTATATTGAATCCGCTCCTCGTCGGGCATCAGGTTCAGCACCGCATCCATCAGGCTGCTCTTGCCCGCCGCGCTGGTCGACTGGATCAGGATCGCCAGCGGCGCATCGAGCTTGCGCGACACCGCCGCGAGATACCCGGCCAGCAGGTTCGCAGATTCGCCGACGATCCCGCAGCGCTCCATGTCGGCCACGATCCGCCCAACGAGATCCGGCGACTTCAGCAGGTCCAGCGCGCTACGCTGCTGCACCTCATCGAGCAGCGGCGCGGCGTCCTTCGGCGCGAGCGCCGCCGTGATCGCCTCGTCCTGCAACGTCTCGAGCTTCAGCAGCACACGCCCGAGATCGCGCTTCACCGTGTCGTCCTGCGCGCCGAGTTCGGACGCCGCCTGTCTGATGAACGCGGCCCGCTGCTTCGCGCTGTACACGTCCAGCGTATCGACGTGGTAACCGTTTTCATTGCGCACCTGCACGTTCACCCGCATCTGGTCCGGCCCGAGGTTCTTCTGCCAGCCGCGAATCCGCCATTGCCGCTCACCGAAGCTCAGCAGCAGCTCACCCGCCGCGCCTTCGGTTGCAACCGGTTCCGGCTCCGGTGCCGCCGACGCAGCCGCCGGGATCGGTGGCAACTCAGTGGACAACTCTGGCTGCAGCGGTTCATCAACGGCAGGCGTGGCAGCTAAAGAGGAAACAGCCAGAGTCGATTCCGGTGCCGGCTCAACAGCAGGCGTCGGCGGCGACGGCGAGGCCTGCACGACCGGAGGCGCTTCCTTTCTAGCTGCCGGCGGGGGCGCGGGCGTGGCCACCGTCGTCACACCCGGCCGCGATCCCTTCCCTAACCATTCGGCCTGTTGCAGCAGCAGCCCCAGGCTCTTTTCCGCTGGCTGCACCTTGCCCGCGTATCCGTTCGCATCCATCCCCTTCGGGAACAGCACGCGGAAGCATTCGATGCCCGACTCCAGCAGCTCGACCGCGAGCTTGTCGGCCGCCGAATTGCCCGCGTCGTCACGGTCATACGCGATCAGCACCCGCCGCGTGCCGTGGCGTTTCAGCGCCGACCAGTGATCGTCGGTGAAGCCGTTCACGCCGTAGGCCGCGATCACGTTGCGATAGCCCGCGCACCAGAACGTCATCGCATCGAGCAGCGACTCGCACACGATGATCTCGCGATCGGCCATCAGTGCCGACACGTTCCACACACCGCGCAGCGACGCACCCAGATACAGGTGCCGCGGCTGCTCCTTCGTCAGCTTGTGCTCCGACGCCGTGCGGCGACCGTACATCTGCCACACCCGGCCCTGCTCCTCGTCGTCCTCTTCACCCAGCACCGGCACCACCACACAACCGCCCAACTGCTCGTAACCCGTCTCGCGCAACACCCCCAGCCGCCGCAACTGCTCACGCACCGCCTGACCCGCCACGGTGTGCTTTTTCGGGAGCCGGTACGTCAGTGTCGAATTCCCGTAACCCAGCCTGAACCGCTCGATCAGCTCCGGGTGATTCAGGCCTCGACCCGTCAGATACGCCAACCCCTGTGGGTTCTCCTTCAGCGTCGCGTGGTAGAACTCCACCACCCGCGACAGCAACGCCTGATCTTCCGTCACATTCTCGGCTAACGAAGGAAGCGGCCGTACATGAGAACGCGCCACGCCCACCCGGTCACCATCGAGTGGTGCACCGTGCCTGAGCAACTGCACCGCGTGCGGCAGCGACACACCTTGCGTCTTCATCACCCAGTCCAGCACCGAGCCACCCGCCCCGCAACCGAAGCAGTGATACAGGTTCTTCGATTCGGTGATGACCAGGCTCGGCGTCGCGTCCTCATGGAACACGCAGCGCATCACCCAGTCACGGCCCCGCCGCACCAGCGCATGCCCCTGACTCTCGATCAGGCGCTTGAGCGACACCTCGCTTTTAAGCCGCTCCAGCTCCTCTTTCGCGATCGGGATTGCAGGCATCGTTTTCGGCTCTCCGCTAAAAACCTGTCAAGGGGGTTTTAAAAGAAATAACTCGATCTCAGTATACGTCATAATGACGTATACTCAACGGCAATTTGCAAACCTTGGGGTATCTTCATGGCTGTCCACACGCACGAAGCATTCGCCCAAGCCATGCCAGCCTTGCCGATCACCGACGACGACCGAGCTTTTTTTGTTGCCCTGGGCGAACGCATGGCGCAGTTCCGCAAGGCGCGCAACATCACACAGGTGCAAATCGCGCAGAGCCTTGGTCTGACGCAGCAAACCTACCAGTCGTATGAAGTCGGGCGAAGGCGCATTCCGGTTTCAGCACTGCCCGCCGTCGCACGCGCCCTGTCCGTTTCGCTGGAAGATCTGTTCGGGGAGTCGGACAGCACGACGCGCAAGCGCGGCCCCGCGCCGAAGTGGCAGAAGCAGATCGAGGCCATCGCACAACTGCCTAAAGCAAGGCAGCAGTTCATCGCACAGATGCTCGACGCCGTGCTGGCGCAAGCCCAGCACTAAACCCCACCGCCTCCCTGGCGGCTAACGAACAAACCCCGGCGCTCGGGCCGGGGTTTGGGGGCGGTTTTTCTCTTTCTAAATACACTGAACCCACGGCCATCGCATGATCAATGCGGTTTCCAAAGGGCGCAGCCCTTTGGGCACGATATGGAAATGGAAACGCGTAGGCGTTTCTGTTTACATATCCAACGTGCCTCCCGGCACCCCCGTTTTTGATAGCTCCATGCACGACCAATGCACATCCGGAGCAGTTCCATAGCAGTTCCATAGCAGTTCCATAGCAGTCCCGAAGCAGTTCCGAAGCAGTTCCGAAGCACATCCAAAGCAGGTCCAGGGCGGCTTCGGGGAAGATTCAGTGCACATCCAGGGCGCTTTTCCGCAGGCCATCACCCAGTTGGCCATTCTGTGCCCGTTTTGCACGCTTTCTGTAACGGCGTGGGTTTGCCGGGTTTTTGCAAGCGCTTTGGCGCGTGCGTGATGTGTGTAGCTATCCAAGGGGGCTTTCAGAATGAAACACCACCGGCAATTACCCAATTCCACGCCCGCACCGGCCGTCCGGCAACACGACGAACATCGCGTTATTGTCGATGCGTGGATCGCACGCGCGATCGACGGAATCAGGGAGATGCACGGCAACGAGGAAGCCCGCAGGGAAGTCGCAAAAAGGCTTTTCTAGCGGCTGAGCATCAAGCACGCGATCGCCGAGGAACGGAGCAAACCAGGCGGCAGCGCCGCCACGCTCGCCGACGCCATAAAGCACGAACCCGGCACGTGGCCGGGTTCGTCTCACTGCTGCTGTCGGGGGCAATAACCGGCAGCGCTAGCCTATCGCTGCTGCTGCAGCGAACACTTTAAGTTGGCCTCCGCAATAGAGCTGCACTCCATACTTTCTCAAACTCTGCTCGACCGATTTCTACCGGAATGAACTGCGGATCACTCGCTATTTCCGTCAACGAAGGAAGCGGCTCCTTGCTCAGCCCCGACCCACCGACCGAACAGGAAGCATCAGCGAATCCCATGCGTCCATCAGCATAAATTTCGACCTTCCTACGTTCCCACTGATTACCGTCGATTTCGCTGTAAATGAACACCGGCTCCGAGGGAAGGTCATGAATCCACTTAACGCATAAATATTTCATTTTCCCTTCACCGTCCCGCTGCCAACTATTCGTCCAGTGAGATCAAGCGGCGTCTCGTTAGGTATAACGAAGACACCCGGCCGACCTTGAATGACATTCAAACCACTGACGTCAACTGCAACGAAGTTTGTATATCGAGCCCCTTGGAACGGGTTGTTAATGAAGGCTCTCGACAGTTGGGCTGGGGTCAGCGTATCCGGCGAAATGTCCGAGAGATATTGACCGTTACCATATCGAACATCGTTCGGGTTAAGGGCCTTCAACGACGGATTCAACGATCCGGAGTCGATAATCCCATTCATGCCCGATTCGTTCGTGTAATGGTACAACGTCGACGGCGTACCCGCAGGCGGCGTTCCCTTGCCGACTACGAGACTCTCGCCAGCCTGCTCTTCATCAACTGCTCCACCGCTCTGCGGCAACACCTGGTGCGTGTACGTATGCTCGTTGATCTTTTCCGGATCTTCGCCGCAGTTGTGGCCCGTCGCACACGTGTTGTTCAGCGTCTCGTTCTGCGCTGCGGTCACTGCACCCTGAACATTCTGACCCAACAAACCGGCTGCGGCCCCACCCAGCAACGTCGTTGCAGCGACGATCGCCGCGAGCTGGCCCGGGTCCGCCACGCCCTGCCCACCCGTTACCGCTGTGGCTATCGTGTTTGCCGTCGCCGCCGAGATCGCCCCGCCAATCGCACCGCTTGCGCATCCGGTGCCTTCGGCCGCACTCGCGGCACATCCCAGTGCCGCGTGTGCCAGGTCATACCCGACGGACCCTTGCGCCAGAATCGACGTGCTGTCCATCCCGGCATTGCCGATCGCGTAGGCCCCGGCCGCCGCGACATTACTGACCGCATCATTTTTCAGGTTCGTCAGGAAGCTGCCACCTTCAATCGCAGTCTGTAAAACCCCTGACGCGACCCGCGTTCACCACGCCCCGCAACCCCTGACGCCATGCGGCCTTGCAACGGCAAACGTCCTGATGCGATCCTGCTTTCCAGATTTTTTGCCCCGACGCACTTTTCCAGCGTGCAATCAGAAACGTTTTAAAGAGCGATGCGCAGCAGTCTCCCGCGCGCGGATGCACGGAGTCTAACCGCGCTGCGCCGGTCAAACTGTCAAGGTTTGTGAAGCCGCCTGGCGGCTAAAGGAGAGGCACTGGTTGCCCAAGGCTGGATGCCGAAGCTGGTTTGGCAGGAACGGCCGGTGGGGATGGATGGAGAGCTTACTCGCCGCTTTCCTCTGCCGCCTCGTCATCGAGCGCGACCATCAGCCTGGCCGCCGTCGTGACGGGTCCGTCTTCGTTGAGGATCGGATTCTGCATCGTGCGCGCGAGCCGCGCCGGATGCGTCGCCGTGTGAATCTCCTTCAGCGCACGGATGCTCACCCGCGTATAGACCTGCGTCGTCTTGATGTCGACGTGTCCCAGCATCGCCTGGATGAACCGCACGTCCGCCCCGTTCTCCAGCATCTGCGTGGCCATCGCATGCCGGAACATGTGACAGCTGCCAATCGGCCCCAGCCCCGCCGCGTGCACGTAGTCCCGCACCATCCGCGTCATCCGGTTGTCCGAGAACGACTCCCCCGCCACCGTCAGGAACAGCGTGCCGTCATCACCCGCCAGGGCCAGCTCCGGGCGGACTTCGTCCCGGTACTTCGCGATCCACGCCAGCGCCCGCTCCCCGATCGGCACCATCCGGTCCTTCCTGCCTTTACCCTGCCGGATCATCACCGTGCCGCGCTCGTAGTCCACCTCGCGCTGTTGCAGCCCAATCACCTCCATGCGACGCATTCCCGTGCTGTACAGCGTCTCCAGGATCGCACGGTCACGCACCCCCGTCGGCGTCTCCAGGTTCGGCATGCCCAGCACCCGCTCCATCTCGCCGGGCGTCGGCACGTATTTCGGCAGCCTTTCTTCCTTGCGCGGCAGGTCCAGATCCGCGGCCGGGTTGTACAGCAGCCGGTTATTGCGCGTGAGCCACCGGAACCACTTCTGCACCGGCACCGTCTGCCCCGCCTGGTGCGTCGCCGACAGCGGCGCGCCGTTCGCCTTGCGTTTCAGGAACAGGTGCCGCTGGTAGCGCTCAAGGATCGGCCGCGTGATCTCGTTGGGCCGCGTCAGCCCACGCTCATCACACCACGTCACGAAGTACCTCAGATACCGCTCCCACGTCAGCACCGAGCGCGGCGAGTAGTTCTTTTCCGCAAGCCACTCAAGGTAGTCCTTCATCTGACGGTACAGGCTCTGCGGATCGTGCGCCGGGCCAATCGGCGCGAACGGCTCGCGGCGGCCAAGGTTCGGCATCGCCTACCCCCGAACACCGGCAGCTAACAGGGGAGCGCCGTTTGCAGGGTTAACCGCATTTCGCGCAAACCCGACCGGCTCCGCCGCTTCACCTTGATGGGCATGGCTTTGAGGGGGGTTTTCAGGGGCCGACCGCGCGCCGACCGAAGCCCGACCAGACCCCGACCGCTCGCTCTCTGACCCCGACCAGGATTCCGTATTGGTAAGGTCGCCCGTGCTGCCGGTGAGCTTTTCCGGGTCCAGCAGTCCGCACAGGTGTGGGCGGCCATCATCCTCGCCGCTGTACAGCAGCTCGTATTCGAACGTGCCGTTGCGGCCGCGATGCGAGATCATGTATTCCAGTTCAACGAGCCGGGAGAGATGGATTTTCAGCTGCGTGTCGCCCCAGCTCGTCGCCGCCCTCACGTCGCGACGCGTGAAGCGGAACGCCGCGCGCGTCTCGTCACGGGCCGCACACTCGCCCGTCACCCAGTCGGCCAGCAGCGTCAGCAGGCGCCGCGTCTGCGGCGGCAGCTCATCGAGCGTGCGCCCCAGCACGTCATGCGCAATGCGATTCGCCAGCGCAATATCCTCGCGCGTGACCTCGATGTATTCCAGCGTCTGCCCGCGATGCTGCACACGTTTCACTTCGCGCTGGTGCTGGTGCAACAGCGCGATCGAGCGGATCAGCGTCAGGTATTTCACGTGGTCCCGGCGCATGCGCGTCTTGTCATCCAGGAACGTCAGCAGGTGGGCAAACGGATTGACCACGTGTACAGGTTTGAGCAGCCGCTGCGCGTTACGATGCAGTTCGGTGATCGCCTCGCGATCCGCCCCGGCCAGCAGCCCTTCGAGCGTCTGCGCGACACGCTGGCGTGCGTGGATCGCACGCGTCTGCTCGCGCGTCTCGTTGATCGTCAGCACCAGACACCGGTTCAGCAGCTCTTCATCGACGTCGATCGCAGTCGTCGTCAACATCAGCATGACGGGACCTTTGACGCGGTACTGCTTCGTCACCAGGTTGCCGGTCGCCTCGTCCTTGCCCGTCGACGCAATCGTCAGCTCGCCATCGCTCTGCAACAGCTTCAGCGCATACGCCGCCTGCCGCACGCCCTCCTCTTCGGCGATCGCCAGGATCTTGTGCTGCAAATCCGTCTCGCCGAGATAGAACAGGCTCTGCCCGGTCATCGCGCTATATTGAATCCGCTCCTCGTCGGGCATCAGGTTCAGCACCGCATCCATCAGTGAGCTTTTACCCGCCGCGCTTGTGGACTGGATCAGGATCGCCAGCGGCGCATCGAGCTTGCGGCTCACCGCCGCGAGATAGCCCGCCAGCAGGTTTGCGGACTCGCCGACGATCCCGCAGCGGTCCATGTCAGCAACGATACGCTCCACGAGATCCGGCGACTTCAGCAGATCCATCGCGCTGCGCTGCTGTGCCTCATCAATCGACGGCGCGGCGTCCTTCGGCGCGAGCGCTGCCGTGATCGCCCCGTCCTGCAACGTCTCGAGCTTCAGCAGCACGCGACCGAGATCGCGCTTCACCGTATCGTCCTGGCTGCCCAGCTCGGCCGCGGCCTGCCGGATGAACGCGGCCCGCTGCTTCGCGCTGTACACGTCGAGCGTATCGACGTGGTAGCCGTTTTCATTGCGCACCTGCACGTTCACCCGCATCTGGTCCGGCCCGAGGTTTTTCTGCCAGCCGCGAATCCGCCAGTGACGCTCGCCAAACGCAAGCAGCAGCTCGCCCGCCGCGCCTTCGCTTGCGACCGGTTCCGCTGGCGGCGTCGCCGGCGTGCTGGCCGGCACGGGCGGCAATTCGCGTGGCAACGCAGGTTCGAGTTCAGCATGGGCGGCTAACAGAGGAGCGGTGTTCGCCGGTTCCGGCGCATGCGCAATGGCAGGCGCTGGCAGCAGCGGCGCGACTGGTTCGACCGGCACCGCTTCTTCTCTAGCTGCCAGTCCGGGCGCCGGGTGGACCACTGCGGCCACACCCGGCCGCTGGCCCTTGCCCAGCCACTCGGACTGTTGCAGCAGCAGGCCCAGGCTCTTTTGTGCAGGCTGAACCTTGCGCGCATACTCGTTCGCATCCATCCCCTTCGGGAACAGCACGCGGAAGCATTCGATGCCCGACTCCAGCAGCTCCGTCGAGAGCTTCTGTGCCGCCGCGTTGCCCGCGTCATCGCGGTCATACGCAATCAGCACCCGCTGCGTACCGTGGCGTTTCAGTGCCGCCCGGTGATCGTCAGTGAAGCCGTTCACGCCGTACGCCGCGATCACATTGCGATACCCCGCACACCAGAACGTCATCGCGTCGATCAGCGACTCGCACACGATGATCTCGCGATCCGCCGCAAGCGCCGACGCATTCCATACCCCGCGCAGCGGCGCACCGAGATACAGGTGCCGTACCTCATCGCGGCCCATCTTCGCGTCCGCCGTGCGCCGTCCGTAGAGCTGCCACACCCGCCCGCGATCCTCGTCATCTTCGCCCAGCACCGGCACGATCACGCACCCGCCCATCTGCTCATAGCCCGTCGCGCGCAACACGCCGAGCCGCTGCAACTGCTCACGCACCGCCTTGCCCGCAATCGTGTGCTTCCTCGGCAGCCGGTACGTCAGGCTCGAATTGCCGTATCCCAGTCTGAACCGCTCGATCAGTTCCGGGTGGTTCAGCCCCCGCCCGGCCAGATACGCCAGCCCCAGCGTATTCTCCTTGAGCGTCGCGTGGTAGTAGTCCACCACGCGCGCGAGCAGCGCCTGATCGTCCGCCGCATCATCGGCTAACGAAGGAAGCGGCCGCGTGGAGGAACGCGCCACGCCCACCCGGTCGCCATCGAGCGGCGCACCGTGCTTGAGCAGTTGCACCGCGTGCGGCAGCGATACGCCCTGCGTCTTCATCACCCAGTCCAGCACCGAGCCGCCCGCCCCGCAACCGAAGCAGTGGTACAGGTTATTCGATTCGGTAATCACCAGGCTCGGCGTCGCGTCCTCATGGAACACGCAGCGCATCACCCAGTCT encodes:
- a CDS encoding SMI1/KNR4 family protein, which translates into the protein MQIKLNSASAAPSDELVANVEAALNLKLPMDYLHSLKEINGAVPESNMFDIPGGNNSGVNQFILLDRVPYEAHLVELHGVSAFLPIAYAEGGNYVCISASGMEIGSVYFLDHEIPGLAALTKLASSISEFLQLLRPSRSDDVKLKPGQVKRAWIDPDFFK
- a CDS encoding HNH endonuclease, whose product is MRVWNSLADAQAGTAARGTTFYQDAAGQYVEQWAVPAGAEDTARSIVDNAKYNYGPSYADVTNDNLGQLMSTYIGKYGADSSNFQGPGEAAAGLGLAGSLLKQDTSAADGIVLVNGRVPINSKYAGQLYPSDGLSPELQAKYPNGVQFTPQGFPNFSPYAKAEVEVDGLTGNYGTDAAMANQAVGLPSTPQGYVWHHVEDGNTMQLIPQDLHNAVRHTGGAAVIKGGN
- the xerC gene encoding site-specific tyrosine recombinase XerC, which codes for MPNLGRREPFAPIGPAHDPQSLYRQMKDYLEWLAEKNYSPRSVVTWERYLRYFVMWCDERGLTRPSEITRPILERYQRHLFLKRKANGAPLSATHQAGQTVPVQKWFRWLTRNNRLLYNPAADLDLPRKEERLPKYVPTPGEMERVLGMPKLGTATGVRDRAILETLYSTGMRRMEVIGLQQREVDYERGTVMIRQGKGRKDRMVPIGERALAWIAKYRDEVRPELALAGDDGTLFLTVAGEPFSDNRMTRMVRDYVHAAGLGQIGSCHMFRHAMATQMLENGADVRYIQAMLGHADIKTTQVYTRVSIRALKEIHTATHPARLARTAPQPADGEDGVPATALDLLVALDAEAWEEGEPD
- a CDS encoding toprim domain-containing protein; translation: MSLKRLIESQGHALVRRGRDWVMRCVFHEDATPSLVITESKNLYHCFGCGAGGSVLDWVMKTQGVSLPHAVQLLRHGAPLDGDRVGVARSHVRPLPSLAENVTEDQALLSRVVEFYHATLKENPQGLAYLTGRGLNHPELIERFRLGYGNSTLTYRLPKKHTVAGQAVREQLRRLGVLRETGYEQLGGCVVVPVLGEEDDEEQGRVWQMYGRRTASEHKLTKEQPRHLYLGASLRGVWNVSALMADREIIVCESLLDAMTFWCAGYRNVIAAYGVNGFTDDHWSALKRHGTRRVLIAYDRDDAGNSAADKLAVELLESGIECFRVLFPKGMDANGYAGKVQPAEKSLGLLLQQAEWLGKGSRPGVTTVATPAPPPAARKEAPPVVQASPSPPTPAVEPAPESTLAVSSLAATPAVDEPLQPELSTELPPIPAAASAAPEPEPVATEGAAGELLLSFGERQWRIRGWQKNLGPDQMRVNVQVRNENGYHVDTLDVYSAKQRAAFIRQAASELGAQDDTVKRDLGRVLLKLETLQDEAITAALAPKDAAPLLDEVQQRSALDLLKSPDLVGRIVADMERCGIVGESANLLAGYLAAVSRKLDAPLAILIQSTSAAGKSSLMDAVLNLMPDEERIQYSAMTGQSLFYLGETDLQHKILAIAEEEGVRQAAYALKLLQSDGELTIASTGKDETTGNLVTKQYRVKGPVMLMLTTTAIDVDEELLNRCMVLTINETREQTRAIHARQRAAQTLEGLLAGADREAITELHRNAQRLLKPVHVVNPFAHLLTFLDDKTRMRRDHVKYLTLIRSIALLHQHQREVKRVQHRGQTLDYIEVTRADIALANRIAHDVLGRTLDELPPQTRRLLTLLRGWVKARCEALEVRQGEFRFTRRDLRDITRWGDSQLKLHLSRLVELEYVTAYSVSRRSASEYELVYDGEGDEAAHLCGLIDPEKLTIDGEWPGQGVEQPEHGRGVVGVQPGAGRNEQSHVP
- a CDS encoding helix-turn-helix domain-containing protein; this encodes MAVHTHEAFAQAMPALPITDDDRAFFVALGERMAQFRKARNITQVQIAQSLGLTQQTYQSYEVGRRRIPVSALPAVARALSVSLEDLFGESDSTTRKRGPAPKWQKQIEAIAQLPKARQQFIAQMLDAVLAQAQH
- a CDS encoding HYD1 signature containing ADP-ribosyltransferase family protein produces the protein MADPGQLAAIVAATTLLGGAAAGLLGQNVQGAVTAAQNETLNNTCATGHNCGEDPEKINEHTYTHQVLPQSGGAVDEEQAGESLVVGKGTPPAGTPSTLYHYTNESGMNGIIDSGSLNPSLKALNPNDVRYGNGQYLSDISPDTLTPAQLSRAFINNPFQGARYTNFVAVDVSGLNVIQGRPGVFVIPNETPLDLTGRIVGSGTVKGK